The Tenebrio molitor chromosome 5, icTenMoli1.1, whole genome shotgun sequence genome has a segment encoding these proteins:
- the LOC138131812 gene encoding endocuticle structural glycoprotein SgAbd-2-like has product MKIIVGVLVLFALTEAAPQSEHVPIVRQDNEVNPDGTHSYLYETGNGIYEDQQGYPKGPEGQAVQGQFQYQSPEGQVIRLVYTADENGYRPQGDHLPTPPPIPPAIQRALEYLATLPPQKDEY; this is encoded by the exons ATGAAAATAATA GTGGGTGTACTAGTCCTTTTCGCCTTGACTGAAGCAGCTCCCCAAAGCGAACATGTGCCAATAGTGAGACAAGACAATGAGGTGAATCCTGATGGTACCCACAGTTACCTCTACGAGACGGGTAACGGGATTTATGAAGACCAGCAGGGTTATCCTAAAGGACCTGAGGGTCAAGCTGTGCAAGGACAGTTTCAGTATCAGAGTCCTGAAGGACAGGTTATCAGGTTGGTGTATACCGCCGACGAAAATGGGTACCGGCCCCAGGGTGATCATTTGCCGACGCCACCCCCTATTCCTCCGGCGATCCAGCGGGCACTGGAATATCTAGCAACGCTGCCACCGCAAAAAGACGagtattaa
- the LOC138131263 gene encoding endocuticle structural glycoprotein SgAbd-4-like, which produces MKVVIALAALVAASVAAPQGPATEPIPILRQEQEVNFDGSYKYSYETGNSITAEEQGFLKNAGQEDQEAQVAQGQFQYTSPEGQVIQLSYIADENGFQPQGDHLPTPPPIPAAIQKALEYLATLPSTPEPSRR; this is translated from the exons ATGAAAGTGGTT ATCGCTCTTGCCGCCTTGGTCGCCGCATCCGTAGCGGCTCCGCAAGGTCCCGCCACAGAACCGATTCCGATCCTGCGACAAGAACAAGAAGTGAATTTCGACGGTTCCTACAAATACAG TTACGAGACTGGGAATAGCATCACGGCTGAAGAACAAGGTTTCCTGAAGAATGCTGGTCAGGAGGACCAGGAAGCGCAAGTCGCGCAAGGACAATTCCAGTACACTTCCCCCGAAGGCCAAGTGATCCAGCTGTCCTACATCGCCGACGAGAACGGGTTCCAGCCGCAAGGGGACCACTTGCCCACGCCGCCACCAATTCCCGCCGCCATCCAGAAGGCGCTCGAGTACTTGGCGACGCTGCCCTCCACCCCAGAACCCAGCAGGCGATAG